A stretch of DNA from Streptomyces venezuelae:
AGGTGGTCGAGGGAGGCGAACTTCCGGGCGAGGTGGTAGGGCTCGTTGAAGGTGGTGGAGGCGGTGGCGATCAGGCCGACGTGCTCGGTGACGGCGGCGATCGCGGCGAGCAGGGTGAGCGGCTCGAATCCGCCGAGGGCGTTGTGGCGGGCCTTGCCCCAGAGGGCGAGGCCGTCGGCGAAGAAGATGGAGTCGAGCGTGCCGCGCTCGGCGATCCGGGCCAGTTCCTGAAAGTAGGCGAGGTCGGTGACCCGCTCGGGGCTGCTGTCCGGGTGGCGCCAGGCGGCGTCGTGGTGGCCGGCGTTCATCAGGAACGCATTGAGGTGCAGGGTGCGGGGCGTCGTCTGCTGGTTCTGCTGGCTCTGCTGGTTCTGGGTGGTCATGTCGGTTCCGGTTCCCTAGGCGAAAGCGGGGACGCGCCAGAGGCTCAGGCGGCGTTCGATGGTGACGAGCAGCTGGTTGAAGCCGACGCCGATGGCGGAGATGGTGATGATTCCGGCGTACATCTGCGGGATGGCGAAGTTGAACTGCGAGGCGTTGATCAGATAGCCGAGGCCTGCTTTGGCGCCGATCATCTCGGCAGCCACCAGCACGAGGATGGAGACCGCTCCGGCCAGCCGGACGCCGGTGAAGACGGCCGGCACCGAGGACGGCAGGATCACCTTCTGGAACAGCCGGGGCGTGGACAGGTCCATCGAGCGGGCGAGGCGGACCAGGGTGGGGTCGGCGTTGCGGACCGCGCTGATGGTGTTCAGCAGGACGGGCCAGACGCAGGCATAGACGACGATCGACACCTTCGAGGTCTCGCCGATACCGAGGAGCAGGACGAAGACCGGCAGCAGGGCGAGGGCAGCGGTGTTGCGGAACACCTCCAGCAGCGGGCCGAGCAGATCGGCGACCGGGCGGTACCAGCCGATCAGCAGGCCGAGCGGGACGGCGAGGGCGACGGCGATGCCGAAGCCGCCGAGGGAGCGGATCAGACTGGCACGGACGTGCTCGGCGAGCTGTCCGTCGAGCAGCAGGTCCCACCAGGCGACCGCCACCTCGCTGACCGGCGGGAGGAAGGTGGGATCGGCGAGGCCGGTGCGCGGGGCGATCTCCCACAGGGTGAGCAGGGCCAGGATGGCGGCGGACCGCACGGCGACGGCCCGCAGGACGCGCCCGGCGGCCCGGGCGGCGACGCGGCCGGGTGCGGGTCGCGTCCGTACGGTCGCCGGAACGGCCTTGGGCGTGGGCGCGGCGCTGGGCGTGGGCGCGGCCGTGGCGTCTGCCGGGGCCGCCGGGGTCTGCCGGTGCTCCGGTGCGATGCCGGCCGCGGCGAGGGCGGTGAGGTCGGTTCCGGTGGTCATGCGACGGCCTCCTTCTCCTGTTGCCGGGCCCGGGCCACCTCGTCGTGGAGGAGCGTCCAGACCTCATGGCGGTAGCGGGCGAATTCCGGGCTGGAACGCAGGTCCTCGCCCAGCAGTGCGGACCGGTCGCCGAACGACACCGGGACCACCTCCTTGATGCGGCCCGGGCGTGAGGTCATCACCGCCACCCGCTGCCCGAGGTAGACGGCCTCCTCGATGCCGTGGGTGATGAAGACGATCGTCTTGCCGGTGCTCTGCCAGATCCGCCGCAGCTCGTCCTGGAGCGATTCCCTGGTCTGGGCGTCCAGCGCCGCGAACGGCTCGTCCATCAGCAGCACGTCCGGGTCGTACGCGAGCGAGCGGGCGATCGCGACCCGCTGGCGCATGCCGCCGGACAGCTCGTGCGGGTGCCGCCCCTCGAACCCGGTCAGGCCGACCAGGTCGAGGAACTCCCGGGCGCGGGCCGCGCGCTGCCGCCGCGGCACGCCGGTGGCCTCCAGCCCGAACTCGACGTTGCCCTGCGCCGTGCGCCAGGGCAGCAGTGCGTACTGCTGGAAGACGATGCCGCGGTCCAGGCCCGGCCCGGTGACCGGGCGGCCGTTGAGGAGGATCCGTCCGCCGCTGGGGCGGGCCAGCCCGCCCAGCAGGTCCAGCAGGGTGGACTTGCCGCAGCCGCTCGGACCGACGACCACCGTGAACTCGCCGTCGGCGATCTCCAGGTCGATCCCGTCGAGGGCGGTGAACTCCCCGAAGGTCTTGCGTACTCCGTCGAAGACGATGTGGGCCATGGCCGCTCCTCACCCCTTTCCGGGTGTGTGTGCGTTGAACTCGTTCGTGTAGAGGCCGGAGGCGGTCAGCTGCCCCTTCTTCACCTCGCCGCGGTCGCCCAGCCAGTCGAGCCAGAGCTGGAACGCCTTGTCCTCGATGCGCCCGCCGGTCTCGGCGACGCCGTAGGAGCGCCAGTACTTCAGCACCGCGGTGTCCTCGTTCCGCCCGCGCTGTGTGACGATCTCCGTCATCCGGGCGATCACCTGGTCCTGCGGGGTGGTGCGGGACCACTCGATGGCCTGGGCCACGCCTGTGACGAAGGTCCGGGCGGTGTCCGGGTTGTCCTTCAGGAAGCGCTGGGTCATGACGTACGAACCTGCGCTGAAGGCGCCCAGCAGCTCGAAGTCGGTGAACAGCGGCCGGATGCCGCCGGCCGCGAGGGCCTTGTCGCGCAGTACGCCGCCGAGCACGCCGACCTGGATCTGGCCCTGGCGGAGGGCCTGTTCGGTGTTGACGGGCGGCACGACGAGGGATTCGACCTTGGCGGCCTCGGACTTCGACAGGCCGTTGCGGGCGAGGTAGATCTCCAGCAGGGCCTGGGCGTGCGCGCCCAGGGTGTTCATGCCGACCTTCTTGCCGATCAGGTCCCGGGCGGACCGGATGGGGCTGTCCTCCAGGACGTAGTAGCCGCTGTAGGCCTGCCGGTCGCTGCCGTAGTAGGAGATCACCGCCTTGATGGGGGCCTTGGCGGAGGCGAGCTTGACGATCGCGCCGTTGAACGCGCCGCCGAAGTGGATCTGGCCGGTGGCGGCCGACTGGATGTCCTGGGGGCCGCTGATGGTGTTGCCGGTCCATTCGAGCTTCAGGTCCTTCAAGTACCCGAGATCGGCGGCGAGCTCGGGCAGGGTGACCTGGCCCACGGCCCCCTGGTACTTGAGGGTCTTGACCTGGCCTCCGGCGCCGCCGCCCGTGGCGGTGGCCGTGCCGCAGCTCACCGCTGCCGCCGAGATGCCGAGCAGGGTGAGGAACTGGCGCCGGGAGGTGGTGGGCGGGGTGAGTGCTGCGGGCATGGTCGTGGTTCCTTGTCGCGGATGCGTGGCGGGCGGAGGTCGGTCAGGTGGTGACGGCGGCGGTGGCGGCGGTGGCAGTGGCAGTGGCGGCGTTCACGGCGTACGCGAATTCGTCGACGGCCTGGTAGAGGTCGAGTTCGGCCTCGGGGCGCAGCCGGTCCGGCTGTCCGGCCCCGCGCTCGATCGTGGAGTCGAGGAGGAACCGGCCGGCGGTGACGTGCCGAGCGCCGAGTGCGGCCAGGACCGGGCGCAGGGCGTAGTCGATGGTGAGGACGTGGGCGAGGCTGCCGCCGGTGGTGAGCGGCAGGACGGTCTTGCCGGCCAGGCCGTCCTGTGGGAGCAGATCGAGGAAGGCCTTGAGGATCCCCGTGTACGAGGCCTTGTAGACGGGTGTGGCGATGACCAGGCCGTCGGCTTCGGCCACGGCCGCCAGGGCGCTCCGCAGTTCGGGCTGCCCGGTGCGGGCGGCGAGCAGGTCGGCCGCGGGGAGCTCGCGTACCGCCAGGTGGGCGGTGTCGAGACCGGCGTGGGCGAGGCGGCGCAGCGCGTGATCGGTGACGACCGCGGTGCGGGAGTGGACGGAGGGGCTGCCGGTGAGGGCGAGGATGCGGGGCACGGGTTCTCTTTCCGGGGCGGCGCGGTCGGTCAGGCGGAGGGAGAGGCAGCGGAGGCGCCGGAGGGGATGCCGAAGGAGGGGGCGGGCACGGTCTCGGGGCTGAGCAGCACGGAGGGGCGGCCGTCCGGGCCGACCGGGACGTCCCCGTCGACGGTGACCCGGCGCAGGGTGCGCTCGTGGTCGTCGGAGTCGTCGACGCCGTAGTGCTGGGTGGCGCGGTTGTCCCAGATGGCGACGTCTCCGGGCTGCCACTGGTGGCGGACGGTGTTCTCCGGCCTTTCGATGTGGCTCTGGAAGAGGTCCACCAGGGTGCGGGAGTCGCGGCCGGTGAGCCCCTGGATGCGCTGGACGAAGTTGCCGAGGAGCAGGGTGCGCTCGCCGGTCTCGGGGTGGACGCGGACCACCGGGTGCTCGGTCAGGAACGTGGTGGAGGTGAACACCTCGCGGTACTGGGCGAGTGCCTCGGGCAGGGCCTCGGGCTTGAGGGCGGCGTAGTCGTACTCGTTGGAGTGGACGGCGCGCAGGCTGTCGGCGAGGGCCCGGAGCGGCTCGGGAAGGTGGGCGTAGGCGGTGGCGGTGTTGGCCCAGAGGGTGTTGCCGCCGTAGGGCGGGAGGGTGACGGCGCGCAGGATGGAGAAGGCCGGGTAGGCCGGGACGAAGGTGACGTCGGTGTGCCATTGGTTGGCCCGGGCGCCGTGGTGGGAGTCGATGCCGAGGGCGTAACGGCCGTCGGCGGAGGGGACGGTGGGGTGGGCGACCGGGGTCCCGAGGAGACGGGCGAAGGCCTCGTGGCCGGCCTCGTCGAGGTGGTCCTGGCCGCGGAAGAAGACGACCTTGTGGGCGAGCAGGGCGGCGCGGATGCCGGTGACGGTCTCGGGGGCGAGGTCGCCGCCGAGGCGTACGTCGCCGATTTCGGCGCCGATCCGGCCGCCGATCCGGGTGACGGTGAGCTCGGTGTGGGTGGCCGTGGTCATGGGAGCACTCCTGGGGGAAACAAGGGGAGGACAGGGGCAGGAAGCGTCAGGAAAGGGGTGGGTAAGCGGAGGAATTGGCGCATTTCGCAACGGTGGAAGCACGAGCGCGACGAGCGGAGCGGGCGCGGAGCAGAGCGGTACGGAGCCGGCGCGGGCACCGGGGGTGTTCGGAGCCCGCGCCGACGGCTCGGCGGGGTGGTGCAGTCGAAGACGCGGGGGCGCACGGCCGGGCCGGGCCCTCGGGCGGCCCGGGGGAAGTGGGCGGGCCCGGGAGAGTGGGCGGCGCGAGCCGCTAGCGGCAGACGGGGGCCGGACAGCAGCGGCCCGGACACCCGCCCGGTACGAGGACCGGGCCGGGGGTGTGGAGCCGCGGGGCGAGGGATTCGGTCGCGGACATGGCCCGGAGCGTGTCAGCGCCCCCGGAACGGGTCAAGGGGCGCCCTGGGCGCCCGGAGCGGGCCGGAGCGGCGGACGCCGCTCGCCCGGCTGCCCGCAAGGACCCTCGCACCACCCCGCCACACCGACGCTGACCTGCGAATTCGACGGGTCGCACGAACGTCCGCGGGGAGCGCTGACCAACCGGTCGGTCCCGCCTGGGGATTTCACGGCCCCGCAATGCCACCGCCACGCAGTGGACGGAGGGGCCGATGTGCGTCGGCGCGCATCGATCCGGCCGGGGGGCCGCCGTGGCCGAATCCGATCGGACCGCTGGTCAGCGAGCTGCCGGGGTCAACCGGAAGGGCCGTTCCATCCGATCCGTCCTCTTTCAGCTGAGAGGGCGAGATCACATCCGGCGCTTATGGTCTCGCCTGAGCGGCCCCCCTAGCATTCGAGCCATGACGGTCCTGCCTGATGACGGGCTCTCCCTGGCCGCCGAGTTCCCTGACGCGACACATGAGCAGTGGCAGCGCCTGGTAGAAGGCGTACTGCGCAAGTCGGGCAAGGAAGCCTCCGGCACGGCCGCGGAAGACGCGTTGTCCACCCAGCTCGAGGACGGGCTCCGCACCCGCCCGCTCTACACCGCGGTCCCCGCGGCCACCACGGCCGCCACTGCCGCGCCCACTCCCGCCGAGGCCCGGCCCGAGACCGGACTGCCCGGTTTTGCGCCTTTCGTCCGCGGGGGCCGGGCGGCCGGCAATGTGGCTTCCGGCTGGGACGTACGGCAGCGGCTGGTCCACACCGATCCGGCCCGGCTCAACGAGGCGGTCCTCGCCGATCTGGAGAACGGGGTCACCTCGCTCTGGATCACCGTGGGTCAGGGCGGAATTCCGGTCTCCGGTCTCGCCCGGGCGCTCGACGGGGTCTATCTCGACCTGGCTCCGGTGGCCCTGGACGCAGGCGCGGAATATGCCGAGGCCGCGGCCGAGTTGCTGCGCCTGTACGCCGAACGCGGGGTGCCCGCGGAGGCGGTGCACGGCAGCCTGGGCGCCGACCCGCTGGGCCACGAGGCCCGCACCGGCGAGGCCCTCGACCCGGCTCCGGCCCTGGAGCTGGCCCGGCAGAACGCCGCCGGGCGGCCCGGCCTGCGCACCTTCACCGTGGATGCGCTGCCGTACCACGAGGCGGGCGGTTCGGCCGCCGAGGAACTGGGCCTGTCCCTGGCCACCGGTGTGGCCTACCTGCGCGCCCTCACCGAGGGCGGCCTCTCCACCGAAGCGGCCTTCGGGCAGCTGGAGTTCCGCTACGCGGCCACCGCCGACCAGTTCCTGACCATCGCCAAGCTGCGCGCCGCCCGCCGGCTGTGGGCCCGGATCGCCGAGGCCTCGGGGGCCCCGGAGGCCGGCGCCCAGCGGCAGCACGCGGTGACCTCGCCGGTGATGATGACCCGTCGCGACCCGTGGGTGAACATGCTGCGCACCACCGTGGCCTGCATGGCCGCCGGGGTGGGCGGTGCGGACTCGGTCACCGTGCTCCCCTTCGACCACGAGCTGGGCCTGCCGGACGCGTTCGCCCGCCGGATCGCCCGCAACACCTCCACCGTGCTGCTGGAGGAGTCCCACCTGGCCCGGGTGATCGACCCGGCCGGCGGCTCCTGGTACGTGGAACAGCTCACCGACGAACTCGCCCAGGCCGCCTGGGAGTTCTTCCAGACCGTCGAGAAGGCCGGCGGTCAGGCCGCCGCCCTGCGCTCCGGCCTGGTCGCCGAGCGGCTCGCCGCCACCTGGGCCACCCGCTCGAAGCGGCTGGCCACCCGCCGCGAGCCCGTCACCGGGGTCAGCGAGTTCCCGCTGCTCTCCGAGAAGCTGCCGGCCCGCGAGCCGGCCCCCGCCGCGGCCTCCGGCGGTCTCCCCCGGGTCCGCCGCGACGAGGCGTACGAGGCGCTGCGCGCCCGCTCGGACGCTCACCTCGCGGCCACCGGTGCCCGGCCGCGGATCTTCCTGGCCGCGCTCGGCCCGGCCGCCGCGCACACCGCACGCGCCACCTTCGCCGCGAACCTGTTCCAGGCGGGCGGTATCGAGGCCGTCCACGATCCGGTGTCGGTGGACCCGGAGACGGCCGGTCCGGCCTTCGCCGCGAGCGGCGCGGACGGCGGCATGGCCGTGCTCTGCTCCAGCGATGCCCTGTACGAGGAGCAGGCCGCCGCCGTGTCGTCGGCCCTGCGGGCGGCGGGTGCGACGACCGTGTTCCTCGCCGGCCGGCCCGGCACCGCCGAGGCGGCCGTGGACGAGTACGTCTTCGCCGGCTGCGACGCGGTGGCCGTGCTGTCCTCCGTACTCGACCGGATGGGAGTTGCCCGATGAGCATCCCCGATTTCTCCGAGCTGTCGCTCGGCAGCCCGGGCGGCGCGTCCGGGGCCACCGAGGACCAGTGGCGGGCGGCCGTCAAGGAGTCCACCGGCACCGCCGCCTCGGACCTGCTGTGGGAGACCCCCGAGGGCATCGGCGTGCAGCCGCTGTACACCGGGCGGGACCTGGAGGGCCTGGACTTCCTGGGCACCTACCCGGGCGTGGCCCCGTACCTGCGCGGCCCGTACCCGACGATGTACGTCAACCAGCCCTGGACGATCCGGCAGTACGCGGGCTTCTCCACCGCCGAGGAGTCCAACGCCTTCTACCGGCGCAACCTCGCGGCCGGCCAGAAGGGCCTGTCGGTCGCCTTCGACCTGCCGACCCACCGGGGCTACGACAGCGACCACCCGCGGGTGACCGGCGATGTCGGCATGGCGGGCGTGGCGATCGACTCGATCTACGACATGCGGCAGCTGTTCGACGGCATTCCGCTGGACAAGATGTCCGTCTCGATGACCATGAACGGCGCGGTGCTGCCGGTCCTGGCCCTCTACATCGTGGCGGCGGAGGAGCAGGGCGTCTCGCCCGACAAGCTCGCCGGGACCATTCAGAACGACATCCTCAAAGAGTTCATGGTCCGCAACACCTACATCTACCCGCCGAAGCCGTCGATGCGGATCATCTCCGACATCTTCGCCTTCACCTCGCAGAACATGCCGCGCTACAACTCCATCTCGATCTCCGGGTACCACATCCAGGAGGCGGGGGCCACGGCCGATCTGGAGCTGGCGTACACCCTCGCGGACGGGGTGGAGTACCTGCGGGCCGGGCAGGGGGCCGGGCTGGACGTGGACGCGTTCGCGCCGCGGCTGTCGTTCTTCTGGGCGATCGGCATGAACTTCTTCATGGAGGTCGCCAAGCTGCGCGCGGCCCGCCTGCTGTGGGCGAAGCTGGTCAAGCAGTTCGACCCGAAGAACAGCAAGTCGCTGAGCCTGCGCACCCATTCGCAGACCTCGGGCTGGTCGCTCACCGCACAGGACGTGTTCAACAACGTCACCCGTACCTGTATCGAGGCGATGGCCGCCACCCAGGGCCACACCCAGTCGCTGCACACCAACGCCCTCGACGAGGCCCTGGCCCTGCCGACGGACTTCTCCGCCCGGATCGCCCGCAACACCCAGCTGCTGCTCCAGCAGGAGTCGGGCACCTGCCGGGTCATCGACCCGTGGGGCGGCAGCGCGTACGTCGAGAAGCTGACGTACGACCTGGCCCGCCGGGCCTGGCAGCACATCGAGGAGGTCGAGGCGGCCGGCGGTATGGCGCAGGCCATCGACGCGGGTATCCCCAAGCTCCGGGTGGAGGAGGCCGCGGCCCGCACCCAGGCGCGCATCGACTCCGGCCGGCAGCCGGTGATCGGGGTCAACAAGTACCGGGTGGACTCGGACGAGCAGATCGAGGTCCTCAAGGTCGACAACTCCTCGGTGCGCTCTCAGCAGATCGCCAAGCTGCGGCGGCTCCGGGAGGAGCGCGAGGAGGCGGTCACCCAGGACGCCCTGCGGGCGCTGACGAACGCGGCGGACCGCGGCGACGGCAACCTGCTCGCCCTGGCCGTGGACGCGGCGCGGGCGAAGGCGACGGTGGGCGAGATCTCGGACGCTCTGGAGAAGGTGTACGGGCGGCACGCGAGCCAGATCCGTACGATTTCCGGTGTGTACCGCAACGAAGCAGGGGAGTCCCCGTCGGTGGAGCGCACCCGCACCCTGGTGGACCGGTTCGAGGAGGCCGAGGGTCGGCGTCCCCGCATCCTGGTCGCCAAGATGGGCCAGGACGGGCACGACCGCGGCCAGAAGGTGATCGCGACCGCCTTCGCCGACCTCGGCTTCGACGTGGACGTCGGCCCGCTGTTCCAGACCCCGGCGGAGGTGGCCCGCCAGGCCGTCGAGGCGGACGTCCACGTGGTGGGCGTCTCCTCGCTGGCGGCCGGCCACCTGACCCTGGTCCCGGCGCTGCGCGAGCAGCTGGCGGAGGAGGGCCGCGAGGACATCATGATCGTGGTGGGCGGGGTGATCCCGCCGGCGGACATCCCCACCCTGCTGGAGATGGGTGCGACGGCGGTCTTCCCGCCGGGCACGATCATCCCGGACGCGGCGCACGACCTGGTGACCCGGCTGGCCGGGGACCTCGGTCACGACCTCTAGGCCGAGGGAATGCCCCCGAGAATCGACATCGACGCGTACGCGAAGGGTGTACTCGACGGGAAGCGGGCGCTGGTGGCCCGCGCCATCACCCTCGTCGAGTCCACCCGCCCGGACCACCGGGCGCTGGCCCAACGCCTGTTGACGCAGCTCCTCCCGCATTCCGGCGCGGCGCGCCGGATCGGGATCAGCGGCGTCCCGGGCGTGGGCAAGTCCACCTTCATCGACGCGTTCGGCACGATGCTGACGGCGCTCGGCCACCGGGTCGCCGTCCTCGCCGTGGACCCGTCCTCCACGCGTACCGGCGGCTCCATCCTCGGCGACAAGACGCGGATGGAACGCCTGGCCGTGGACCCTGCGGCATTCGTCCGGCCCTCGCCCTCGGCGGGCACCCTGGGCGGGGTCGCGAAGGCCACCCGCGAATCCATGATCGTGATGGAGGCGGCGGGCTACGACGTGATCCTGGTGGAAACGGTCGGCGTCGGCCAGTCCGAAACGACGGTCGCCGGCATGGTCGACTCCTTCCTCCTGCTCTCCCTGGCCCGTACGGGCGACCAGCTGCAGGGCATCAAGAAGGGCGTCCTGGAGCTGGCGGACGTCCTGGCTGTCAACAAGGCGGACGGCCCGCACGAGCGCGAGGCCCGGTCGGCGGCCCGCGAACTCTCCGGCGCCCTGCGCCTGATGCACCCGGCGGACGCGGGCTGGACCCCGCCGGTCCTCACGTGCAGCGCCCGGGAGTCGACCGGCCTGGACGAGGTCTGGTCCCGCCTGGAGGCCCACCGCGAACTGCTGTCCGGCACCGGCCGCCTGACCGCCAAGCGGGCGGCCCAGCAGGTGGAATGGACCTGGTCGATGGTGCGGGAGGAACTGCTGGAGCGGCTCCGCTCGCACCCTGGGGTCCGGGGCGTGGCCCCGGAGCTCGAAGCGGCGGTCCGCGACGGCCGGCTGACCGCCACCTCGGCGGCGGACCGCATCCTGGCAACGTTCGGAGAGGCGGCGGGGGCGGCGGAGGCCTGAGAGCCTGCGGCCCCCGCCCCGGCCGCTGTCCCTGTCCCATGTCCCGGGGCGGGTCATGACGGGTGCACCTTCACCACGGGACGCAAGGCGTGAGCCCCCCGGACGCCATCACGGCCCAGCGGGACAAAGACGTCGCCCAGGAAGGCGAGCCCGGCCAGCGGGGCGAGGTCCAGATGGCCGCCCGTGACCGAGTGATCGACGATGTCCAGGACCCCCAGCTGCGGAAAGGCCCCGGGCAGCCGGTGAATTGCGGCTTGCAGCACGTCATTTCCACCGTCGACGAGAACCAGGTCGGTGACCCCTGCCAAGACGGTCTGCTCCGGGAGCTCCTCGAACGACGAAGGATCCAGCAAGAGGTTCGTCAGCCGGGGCAGGCTGCCCAACTCGCGCCAGTCCTCGGCCGACCCCGGACTCAATTCGGGGCTCAGGGCAAGCCTCCTGAGCTGGGGATAGGCAGCCAGACCGGTGAGCCCGTGCACGGGTTTCAGGCCGCCCCGCAGTCGGAGCGTGTGGAGCGTGTCTCCGGCCGGGAGCATTCCGAAGTCCCACGCCATATCGGATGGACTGTAGAAGGCCAGGGATTCCAGCTGCCCCAGCCCGGAAACCGGACTCAGGTCGAGCTGCGGGCTCGCCACTCCGATCTCCAGCATGCGGAGCGGCATCCGGCCGATCCCCGCAAGGCTCACCAGGGCCGGGCAGTCGCGAATGACCAGAGAGTGCAGCTCATCCTGCCCTGCCAGGAATTCCAGGTCGTGCACGGCATCGTGGGACAGTGTCAGTGTGCTGATGCTGTGGGTGGAGAGGTACGTCCGCAGCGCTTCGATCGACACACCGGCCCTGAAGTCCAGGAGGCCGGGCCGCAGCCGGAGCCGGTTCAGCTGATCCAGCTGCTCATCGGACTGCACGGTGTACATGAGATCGTCCGGCTTCAGGCGGGCGATCACCTCATCGGCGTACTCGGTGCTGTCGAAACGCGACCACGCCCACATGAGCTGCGAACGCACGGCGAGGTCGGGGTGCTCGGCGAATTGGGCGAGGAAGGGAATCGCGGCGCCGGAGACGACATTCGAAGCCGCGACGACCACATGCCAGGCCGATGTGTTGTCGAGGCCCTCCGGGCCGGGTAGCAGCCCCAGGATCAGGGGGCCGACCTCCGCCAGCGCGCGTGCCTCCTCCGCGCTTCCCGGCGGAATGAGCCCGGCCGTTCGCTGCTCCACCAGGTCACGCACACCGGGGTCGAGGACGGTGGCCTGTTCCAGGCAGGCAGCGGCCAGCAGATAGACACGGGACCGGGTCCGCTGATCGGAGGCCCGGTCTCCCTCCGCGAGCAGGCCCCGGAGGATCTCCGCGCGCTCCCGCGGCTTGGCCAGGGCGACCGCCATACGGATGACGTCCTCCCATTGGTCGTCCCCGGCGCGGCTGATCAGCAGGCCGAAGTCGCCCTCTTCCACGGCCGCTCGGGCCCCGAGGAAGTCCTGGAAGGTCTTGTGGACGAACTCGACCGCGTCCGGGGCGGGTTCCCGGAGCAGCCCGCTCCGCAGCAGGAAGCGCTCGAAGACGGCCCCGGCGTCCCCCAGAGCGGCCAGCTCGGGAACGGCGGGCAGCGCCCGCCCGATGATGTCGTCGGCCCTCGGACGGGCCATCTCGGTACGGCCGTTCTTGATCAGCCAGTACGCCAGCCGCTGGAGCAGGTCCAGCTGGGCGTCCTCGCCCAGGTCCGGAACCTCGATGTCGCGCTCCCGGTCGCGGCGGCTGAGCAGCATCGAGAGCGCGGCCTCGTAGAGCTCCTTGCGGCCGTGCGGCAGGTAGCCGCGACGCTCCCGGTGCAGAGCGCAGACCAGCCCGCACATCAACGGGTTGGTGGCCAGCCGGCCCAGGTCGGGTTTGGTGCGCACGGCGGTGATCAGGCCCCGTTCGTACGCGTCGAGCTCGGCGGGGTCCTCGGCGTCCGGCCGGGCCGCGGCATGCCAGCGCCGGATGAACGTGGCCACCTCGGCGGGGCCCATCGCGGACAGGGTGAGCTCGCTGAAATCCTCCTCCGCCAGCCATTCCTCCCCCACGGCGGACGGGCGGGAGGTGACCAGCCAGCGGTTGTCCCCGGCGTACTGGTCCATCAGCTCGCTCAGCCATGCCCGGGTCCGCTCGCGCTCCCGCTCGGGCACCTCGTCGATGCCGTCGACCAGCACCAGGCCCCGCCCGGCCGCGAGCACGCGGTGCTCCCAGCCCGGCGGCTGGGTCCCGGCCAGGTTGCAGCCGACCGCCTCCAGGAAGCCCTTCGGCATCGGGAGGCGCCCGCCCTGCCGGGTGAGTCTGCGCAGCGGCAGGACGAAGGGGATGCGGTCGTGCAGGTAGGCCGTCCGGGGCGAAAACTCCTGTCCGGCGGCTGTGACCGCGAGCCACTGGACCAGCGTCGTCTTGCCCGAGCCGGCCTCCCCACGGAGCAGGA
This window harbors:
- the ssuE gene encoding NADPH-dependent FMN reductase, translated to MPRILALTGSPSVHSRTAVVTDHALRRLAHAGLDTAHLAVRELPAADLLAARTGQPELRSALAAVAEADGLVIATPVYKASYTGILKAFLDLLPQDGLAGKTVLPLTTGGSLAHVLTIDYALRPVLAALGARHVTAGRFLLDSTIERGAGQPDRLRPEAELDLYQAVDEFAYAVNAATATATAATAAVTT
- a CDS encoding TauD/TfdA dioxygenase family protein, which codes for MTTATHTELTVTRIGGRIGAEIGDVRLGGDLAPETVTGIRAALLAHKVVFFRGQDHLDEAGHEAFARLLGTPVAHPTVPSADGRYALGIDSHHGARANQWHTDVTFVPAYPAFSILRAVTLPPYGGNTLWANTATAYAHLPEPLRALADSLRAVHSNEYDYAALKPEALPEALAQYREVFTSTTFLTEHPVVRVHPETGERTLLLGNFVQRIQGLTGRDSRTLVDLFQSHIERPENTVRHQWQPGDVAIWDNRATQHYGVDDSDDHERTLRRVTVDGDVPVGPDGRPSVLLSPETVPAPSFGIPSGASAASPSA
- a CDS encoding ABC transporter permease — protein: MTTGTDLTALAAAGIAPEHRQTPAAPADATAAPTPSAAPTPKAVPATVRTRPAPGRVAARAAGRVLRAVAVRSAAILALLTLWEIAPRTGLADPTFLPPVSEVAVAWWDLLLDGQLAEHVRASLIRSLGGFGIAVALAVPLGLLIGWYRPVADLLGPLLEVFRNTAALALLPVFVLLLGIGETSKVSIVVYACVWPVLLNTISAVRNADPTLVRLARSMDLSTPRLFQKVILPSSVPAVFTGVRLAGAVSILVLVAAEMIGAKAGLGYLINASQFNFAIPQMYAGIITISAIGVGFNQLLVTIERRLSLWRVPAFA
- a CDS encoding methylmalonyl-CoA mutase family protein; translated protein: MTVLPDDGLSLAAEFPDATHEQWQRLVEGVLRKSGKEASGTAAEDALSTQLEDGLRTRPLYTAVPAATTAATAAPTPAEARPETGLPGFAPFVRGGRAAGNVASGWDVRQRLVHTDPARLNEAVLADLENGVTSLWITVGQGGIPVSGLARALDGVYLDLAPVALDAGAEYAEAAAELLRLYAERGVPAEAVHGSLGADPLGHEARTGEALDPAPALELARQNAAGRPGLRTFTVDALPYHEAGGSAAEELGLSLATGVAYLRALTEGGLSTEAAFGQLEFRYAATADQFLTIAKLRAARRLWARIAEASGAPEAGAQRQHAVTSPVMMTRRDPWVNMLRTTVACMAAGVGGADSVTVLPFDHELGLPDAFARRIARNTSTVLLEESHLARVIDPAGGSWYVEQLTDELAQAAWEFFQTVEKAGGQAAALRSGLVAERLAATWATRSKRLATRREPVTGVSEFPLLSEKLPAREPAPAAASGGLPRVRRDEAYEALRARSDAHLAATGARPRIFLAALGPAAAHTARATFAANLFQAGGIEAVHDPVSVDPETAGPAFAASGADGGMAVLCSSDALYEEQAAAVSSALRAAGATTVFLAGRPGTAEAAVDEYVFAGCDAVAVLSSVLDRMGVAR
- a CDS encoding ABC transporter substrate-binding protein, giving the protein MPAALTPPTTSRRQFLTLLGISAAAVSCGTATATGGGAGGQVKTLKYQGAVGQVTLPELAADLGYLKDLKLEWTGNTISGPQDIQSAATGQIHFGGAFNGAIVKLASAKAPIKAVISYYGSDRQAYSGYYVLEDSPIRSARDLIGKKVGMNTLGAHAQALLEIYLARNGLSKSEAAKVESLVVPPVNTEQALRQGQIQVGVLGGVLRDKALAAGGIRPLFTDFELLGAFSAGSYVMTQRFLKDNPDTARTFVTGVAQAIEWSRTTPQDQVIARMTEIVTQRGRNEDTAVLKYWRSYGVAETGGRIEDKAFQLWLDWLGDRGEVKKGQLTASGLYTNEFNAHTPGKG
- a CDS encoding ABC transporter ATP-binding protein; this encodes MAHIVFDGVRKTFGEFTALDGIDLEIADGEFTVVVGPSGCGKSTLLDLLGGLARPSGGRILLNGRPVTGPGLDRGIVFQQYALLPWRTAQGNVEFGLEATGVPRRQRAARAREFLDLVGLTGFEGRHPHELSGGMRQRVAIARSLAYDPDVLLMDEPFAALDAQTRESLQDELRRIWQSTGKTIVFITHGIEEAVYLGQRVAVMTSRPGRIKEVVPVSFGDRSALLGEDLRSSPEFARYRHEVWTLLHDEVARARQQEKEAVA